The proteins below come from a single Ptychodera flava strain L36383 chromosome 6, AS_Pfla_20210202, whole genome shotgun sequence genomic window:
- the LOC139134290 gene encoding apicoplast pyruvate carrier 1-like: MAGTNTGDIMGLTPFQSNGDTNCVCMPLERWIKNFSTNADSKRLIEDDTDRNQQQRRALLLHSAATNMSNIGLRRRKWRGMVAVAGGILIHLTLGTTYTFGNLSPYLVSYIRERSKPSNLTYEMATWIFATAHIMQGSFMYFGGLLDKKLGARVTVLIGSIIQSAGVLLTYFSIKFSFYLVIVTYGVMFGLGIALAYGAAITCGMRWFPKHKGIVSGLVVAGFGGGAFIFSLVQTAYINPANISPTETPSGKYFDQKEILDRTPTCFLLLGGCYIVLQLIGTLFVVDPPDKEVVFLLRSKISSQQSENQSERLFPLPDEEREEIDSNLKTSAVVRTRAFWTMWFTYVLNIETQVLVSSLYKVFGQNFIHDDHFLSLVGSFASVFNCLGRVFWGYLGDRFSFRNAMLGLCTFSVAFMVTFIAAEEAGKAMFAIWVCAIFFTFSGNFALFPMATARSFGEENAGPNYGILFTAVTVSSVSGTLFAYTLSERIGWIGLFYFCAGCSLAGGITTFTFNVKTSKGRGI, encoded by the exons ATGGCTGGAACCAATACTGGTGACATAATGGGATTAACACCTTTTCAGTCCAATGGAGACACCAACTGTGTTTGCATGCCTTTGGAGAGATGGATCAAAAATTTCTCCACGAATGCAGATAGCAAACGGTTAATCGAGGATGACACAGATAGAAATCAGCAACAGAGAAGAGCGCTGCTTCTTCATTCAGCAG CGACAAACATGTCTAATATTGGTCTGAGGCGCAGAAAATGGCGAGGAATGGTCGCTGTTGCTGGTGGAATATTGATCCATCTCACTCTTGGTACAACGTACACTTTTG GTAATCTATCTCCATACTTAGTCTCATATATTAGGGAACGGAGCAAACCATCCAATCTTACATACGAG ATGGCAACATGGATATTTGCGACAGCTCACATCATGCAGGGAAGCTTTATGTATTTTGGCGGTCTACTGGATAAGAAGTTAGGAGCACGCGTGACTGTACTCATCGGTAGTATCATTCAAAG TGCTGGTGTCCTCTTGACCTATTTCAGCATCAAGTTTTCATTTTACCTGGTCATTGTCACATACGGAGTAATGTTTGGGTTAGGTATCGCTTTGGCTTATGGAGCAGCAATCACTTGCGGAATGAGG TGGTTTCCCAAACACAAGGGCATTGTTAGTGGTTTAGTAGTAGCTGGGTTCGGTGGCGGCGCCTTTATATTCAGCCTAGTGCAGACTGCATATATAAATCCTGCAAATATCTCACCAACAGAGACGCCCTCAGGAAA ATATTTCGACCAAAAGGAAATATTAGATAGAACACCGACATGTTTTTTGTTACTTGGCGGTTGCTACATAGTTCTCCAACTAATTGGGACGCTGTTCGTGGTCGACCCTCCGGACAAGGAA GTAGTTTTCTTATTACGTTCCAAAATTTCATCTCAGCAAAGCGAGAATCAATCTGAAAGATTATTCCCTCTACCCGATGAGGAAAGAGAAGaaattgacagtaatttgaaaACGAGCGCGGTTGTTCGAACCAGGGCATTCTGGACAATGTGGTTCACGTATGTTCTCAACATAGAAACCCAAGTGTTGGTGTCCTCTTTGTACAAG GTTTTTGGGCAGAACTTCATCCATGATGATCACTTCTTATCTCTGGTTGGTTCTTTTGCATCGGTTTTCAACTGTCTTGGTCGTGTTTTTTGGGGATACCTTGGTGACAGATTTTCCTTCCGT AATGCAATGCTAGGTTTATGTACGTTCAGTGTTGCGTTCATGGTAACATTTATAGCCGCTGAAGAAGCTGGAAAAGCAATGTTTGCTATATGGGTGTGTGCCATATTCTTCacattttctggaaattttgCACTTTTTCCGATGGCAACGGCAAG GTCCTTTGGTGAAGAAAACGCCGGGCCAAATTATGGCATTTTGTTTACTGCAGTAACGGTATCGTCAGTATCAGGAACATTATTTGCTTACACACTGTCTGAACGCATCGGATGGATtggtcttttttatttttgtgcagGATGTTCACTTGCTG GTGGTATAACGACCTTTACCTTCAATGTGAAGACATCAAAAGGAAGAGGTATATAA